From Jiangella mangrovi:
CGGCGAGGTGATCTTCGCCGACGAGGCCGGGCAGGCGCACGCGCGGCGCTGGACGTACAAGCAGAGCAGCACGTCCACCGTCCGGCCCGAGACCCGCGACGTGCTGATCGTGAGCGAGGCGCTGCACCCCGGCGCCGCCGCCGACGTCGAGGCGCTGCTCACGACCCTCGGCACGGAGATCGCCCGCGCCTGGCCCCGCCCGACACCGACGCCGACCCTCCTCACAGCAGAGCGGCCGGAGACGCGGGTGTGATGGACTGGCGCGGTGGACGCCGCCGCCATCGCCGACCGGTTCGCCCTCGGCACCCGCGCGGCGCTCTCCGACGGCCCGGCCGCCCGCGGCAAGCAGGGCGCCGTCTGGCGGCTCACCACCACTGACGGACGGTGGGCGGTGAAGGTCCCGTTCCGCCCGGACGACGAGCAGGCGCTGCGCCCGGCCGCCGTGTTCCAGGAGGCGGCCGCCGCGGCCGGGGTCCCGGCGCCACGCATCCGGCGCACCCCCGAGGGTGACCTCTTCGCCGTCGTCGACGGCGTCCAGCTACGGGTCCACGAGTGGGTCGACCACGCCGACCCCGACCCGCTCCTTGATCCCGAGCTGGTCGGCGCCGCCGTCGCCGCGACCCACCGGGTGCCCGGCGCCGAGCCGGCAGCGCCGTTCACCGACGTCGACCGCTGGTACCTCGACCCCGTCGGGGCGCCGCGGTGGGACCGGCTGATCGACGAGCTCGACGCCGAGGGCGCGCCGTTCGCGCCGAAGCTGGCCGCGCTGCGCGACGAGCTGGTCGGGCTGGAGTCGTGGCTGACACCCCCGGCGGCGCCGCGGACCTGCCACCGCGACCTCGTCGCCGCCAACCTGGTCCCGACGGCGTCGGGCGGTGTGTGCATCATCGACTGGGAGAACAGTGGCCCGGCCGACGCCTCCCAGGAGCTCGGTTTCGTGCTGTTCGAGTTCGGCCGCACCGATCCCGGCCGTGCCCGGGCGCTGGCTGCCGCCTACGCCGACGCCGGCGGGCCGGGCCGCGTGACCGGGCCGGGCGACTTCTCCATGCTGATCGCGGTGCTCGGGCACATCACCGAGCTCGCGGCCGGCGACTGGCTGCGGCCGAACGACCGCTCCCCCAGCCGGGCGCACGCCGAGGAGTGGATCGACGAGGCGCTCGACGACCCGCACACCCGCGACCGGCTCGGCGGCCTGCTGGCGGGAATCACTCAGCGCGGGTGAGGCCGTGCGGCGGCGTCCGTCGCATGCTCGCCAGACCCGGACGAGAGGACGTGGTCGGCATGCTGGGGCGACGACGCGAACGGCGCGAGGAGCGGCGCTTGGGCGAGCCCGTCCACTACAAGATGCGGCAGCGGCTGGTGTCGATCGGCGACGACTTCTGGATCGAGACCGACGACGGGCAGCGCGCCTACAAGGTCGACGGCAAGGCGCTGCGGCTGCGGAAGACGCTGATCCTCGAGGACGCCGGC
This genomic window contains:
- a CDS encoding phosphotransferase — translated: MDAAAIADRFALGTRAALSDGPAARGKQGAVWRLTTTDGRWAVKVPFRPDDEQALRPAAVFQEAAAAAGVPAPRIRRTPEGDLFAVVDGVQLRVHEWVDHADPDPLLDPELVGAAVAATHRVPGAEPAAPFTDVDRWYLDPVGAPRWDRLIDELDAEGAPFAPKLAALRDELVGLESWLTPPAAPRTCHRDLVAANLVPTASGGVCIIDWENSGPADASQELGFVLFEFGRTDPGRARALAAAYADAGGPGRVTGPGDFSMLIAVLGHITELAAGDWLRPNDRSPSRAHAEEWIDEALDDPHTRDRLGGLLAGITQRG